The Candidatus Nanopelagicus abundans genome includes a region encoding these proteins:
- a CDS encoding dihydroorotate dehydrogenase electron transfer subunit, which yields MISQKINRSAVQIDAEVISNKKVGPYHHMVFAVGQVAAACKPGNFVAISVGGSQSALILRRAFAIYRALDKGPMGGSIELVVAAHGEGSKWLCARNVGDFVDLVGPLGTAFGVPTTNANTMLIGGGYGSAPLFALAELLKNRGCRVDMVLGASTANKIYAPLEGKRSVSSLTLTTDDGSAGIHGQISEAIPRLIREYKTEVIYSCGPMGMLSAIAKIAEEFDISHQCSVEEAMACGIGVCMTCVVPIKHEDGIKMVRTCIDGPVMDGSEIIWDRKSVMDAL from the coding sequence ATGATTTCCCAAAAGATAAACCGCTCAGCAGTTCAAATTGATGCTGAAGTAATTAGTAATAAAAAAGTTGGGCCATATCATCATATGGTCTTTGCAGTTGGACAAGTTGCTGCTGCGTGCAAGCCTGGCAACTTTGTTGCAATATCAGTTGGAGGTTCCCAATCTGCTCTAATTTTACGTAGAGCTTTTGCGATATATAGAGCGTTAGATAAAGGGCCAATGGGCGGGAGTATTGAATTAGTTGTTGCAGCCCACGGTGAAGGAAGTAAATGGCTTTGTGCTAGAAATGTTGGAGACTTTGTTGATTTAGTTGGACCACTTGGTACCGCCTTTGGTGTGCCAACAACAAATGCAAACACGATGTTAATCGGTGGTGGCTACGGATCTGCTCCACTATTTGCTCTAGCTGAACTGCTAAAGAATCGTGGATGTCGAGTTGATATGGTGTTAGGAGCTAGCACAGCTAATAAAATTTATGCTCCACTTGAAGGAAAGCGAAGTGTTTCATCTTTAACTTTAACTACAGATGATGGAAGTGCTGGTATTCATGGGCAGATTAGTGAGGCAATACCTAGATTAATTCGTGAGTATAAAACTGAGGTTATTTACTCTTGCGGGCCAATGGGGATGTTATCTGCAATCGCAAAAATTGCCGAAGAGTTTGATATCTCACATCAATGTTCAGTTGAAGAGGCCATGGCATGCGGAATTGGTGTTTGTATGACATGTGTAGTTCCAATTAAGCATGAAGATGGTATAAAAATGGTTAGAACATGTATCGATGGGCCAGTAATGGACGGTTCTGAAATTATTTGGGATCGCAAATCAGTAATGGATGCGTTGTAA
- a CDS encoding dihydroorotate dehydrogenase: protein MSTLDFSTKIGSKRFSNPIFTASGCASSGSELAQFFPLTEIGAIVTKSIMTKPRTGRMTPRMAETPSGMLNSIGLQGPGIDVFLEKDIPWLVSQQAKIIVSIAGETVDEYGVLARRLRAVSGISAVEVNISCPNVENRGQVFACQPDTAVAVIESVRRNIGGELPIIAKLSPDVTDIVEIAAAVINAGVDSLALINTLLGMVIDTNTMRPKLAGKTGGLSGPAIRPVAVRAIYQVHQAFPNTPIVGMGGVASGRDALELILAGASAVSVGTATFGDPTAVIKIKNQLAELLTQKGFNDFRDAIGFAHRGI from the coding sequence ATGAGTACTTTAGATTTTTCAACAAAAATCGGTAGTAAAAGATTTTCAAATCCAATATTTACCGCCAGTGGTTGCGCTAGTTCAGGAAGTGAACTTGCTCAATTTTTTCCACTCACAGAAATTGGTGCCATCGTCACAAAATCAATTATGACTAAGCCTAGAACTGGGCGTATGACACCGCGAATGGCGGAGACACCAAGTGGCATGCTTAATTCAATTGGTTTGCAAGGTCCTGGTATTGATGTTTTTCTAGAAAAAGATATTCCTTGGCTAGTTTCCCAACAAGCAAAGATTATTGTTTCAATTGCAGGTGAAACCGTTGATGAGTATGGTGTTTTAGCAAGAAGGTTAAGAGCAGTTTCTGGAATAAGTGCAGTTGAGGTAAATATTTCTTGTCCAAATGTTGAAAATAGAGGGCAAGTCTTCGCCTGTCAGCCAGATACAGCAGTTGCAGTTATTGAGTCAGTTAGACGAAATATTGGGGGAGAGCTTCCAATTATCGCAAAGTTATCACCTGATGTAACTGATATTGTCGAAATTGCTGCTGCAGTTATAAATGCAGGTGTAGATTCTTTGGCGCTAATTAATACACTCCTAGGTATGGTTATTGATACAAACACAATGAGACCAAAGTTGGCTGGTAAAACTGGTGGCTTATCAGGGCCTGCGATTAGACCAGTGGCAGTGCGTGCGATTTATCAGGTTCACCAAGCATTCCCAAATACTCCGATTGTAGGAATGGGCGGAGTTGCGTCCGGTCGAGATGCGCTGGAACTAATTTTAGCTGGGGCAAGCGCAGTGTCAGTTGGTACTGCAACTTTTGGCGATCCAACTGCAGTAATTAAAATTAAGAATCAATTAGCAGAGCTATTAACACAAAAAGGTTTTAACGATTTTCGTGATGCTATTGGGTTTGCACACAGAGGAATCTAA
- the pyrF gene encoding orotidine-5'-phosphate decarboxylase — MTLPIILALDTKDIQQAKSWIKASSNLIDHFKVGLEFYLKHGSNGIKELQKDSEFNLFLDLKLYDIPNTVKGAVESVADLSPKFLTIHASGGSKMISAAAKALPKGSITAVTVLTSFSEEDFSLMGQKLNINETTKNWASNALSAGATSLVCSAFEVGQLRKLSNSAVLITPGVRVEGDDVGDQVRVMTPKDALSEGADFVVIGRSITGMWDGTDMKMRKKIEQIAITLG; from the coding sequence ATGACATTACCTATTATCCTTGCTCTAGACACGAAAGATATCCAGCAGGCAAAATCTTGGATTAAAGCATCTAGTAACTTAATTGATCATTTTAAGGTGGGTCTTGAGTTCTATCTTAAGCATGGTTCAAATGGAATTAAGGAGTTACAAAAAGATAGTGAATTTAATTTATTCCTGGATCTTAAGCTTTATGACATCCCAAATACCGTAAAGGGGGCAGTGGAATCTGTTGCCGATTTATCTCCTAAATTCCTAACGATTCACGCTAGTGGTGGAAGTAAGATGATAAGTGCAGCAGCTAAAGCCTTACCGAAAGGTTCTATCACGGCTGTAACAGTGTTGACATCTTTTTCTGAAGAAGATTTTTCATTAATGGGTCAGAAATTAAATATAAATGAAACAACTAAAAACTGGGCTAGTAATGCTTTATCTGCAGGTGCTACCTCACTTGTGTGTTCTGCCTTTGAAGTTGGTCAACTTCGAAAACTTTCCAACTCCGCGGTTTTAATTACTCCTGGAGTTCGCGTAGAAGGTGATGATGTTGGCGATCAAGTGCGAGTCATGACACCTAAAGATGCACTTTCTGAAGGTGCTGACTTCGTCGTAATTGGTAGATCAATAACTGGCATGTGGGATGGTACAGATATGAAAATGCGAAAGAAGATTGAACAAATCGCAATCACTTTGGGGTAG
- the gmk gene encoding guanylate kinase, with the protein MLPPRLSSRARRKAGEKAVLARQDRAKVKEQVASGELFFFDLFKDERKSITRMKLVDLLQSVPGIGHARAQIIFERTKISPSRRIGGVGHRQIELLRQEFLLIKNSRKSGKLLVVSGPSGVGKSTITNRLRADERFWISVSVTTRLMRTGEVDGIDYIFVAEDKFNQMIKDNDFLEWADFAGSKYGTPKKAVDEALQDGKNVILEIELNGARQVRKNSKNAILIFIEPPSWEELTARLINRGTESEQSTQARLDRAKEELSAAAEFDYVVINHQVEQSVAELVSLALR; encoded by the coding sequence ATGTTGCCCCCAAGATTAAGTAGTCGAGCACGGCGCAAGGCTGGGGAAAAAGCTGTATTAGCTCGCCAAGATCGTGCCAAGGTTAAAGAACAAGTTGCCTCTGGTGAATTATTCTTTTTTGATCTTTTTAAGGACGAGCGTAAATCAATTACACGAATGAAGTTGGTGGACTTGCTTCAGTCTGTGCCAGGAATTGGTCATGCTCGTGCTCAGATAATTTTTGAAAGAACAAAAATCTCACCATCGCGTAGAATTGGTGGTGTCGGGCATCGACAGATTGAGCTACTAAGGCAGGAGTTTCTTTTGATTAAAAACTCTCGCAAGAGTGGAAAACTACTAGTTGTTTCTGGGCCCAGTGGAGTCGGTAAAAGTACGATAACAAACCGATTGCGAGCAGATGAGCGATTTTGGATTTCTGTTTCAGTAACAACTCGATTGATGCGAACTGGTGAAGTGGACGGTATTGACTATATTTTTGTAGCTGAAGACAAATTTAACCAAATGATTAAAGACAATGATTTTCTTGAATGGGCTGATTTTGCTGGATCTAAATATGGAACACCAAAGAAAGCCGTTGATGAGGCATTGCAAGATGGCAAAAATGTGATTTTAGAGATTGAATTAAACGGCGCAAGACAAGTAAGAAAAAATTCCAAGAATGCTATTTTGATATTTATTGAGCCTCCTTCTTGGGAGGAGTTAACTGCTCGATTGATTAATAGAGGAACAGAATCAGAGCAATCAACTCAGGCAAGGCTAGATAGGGCGAAAGAGGAGCTATCAGCAGCAGCAGAATTTGATTATGTAGTGATAAATCACCAAGTAGAGCAATCGGTCGCTGAACTGGTATCTTTAGCCCTTCGCTAA
- the rpoZ gene encoding DNA-directed RNA polymerase subunit omega, translated as MTNQALDGITNPPIDALLDKAGSKYSLVLYAAKRARQINAYYSQLGEGLLEYVGPLVETYVHEKPLSIALREINDGLLTIENLEPKPTDSAS; from the coding sequence ATGACCAACCAAGCACTTGATGGGATTACTAATCCGCCAATTGATGCACTATTAGATAAAGCTGGCTCTAAATATAGTTTGGTTCTTTATGCAGCAAAGCGTGCTCGCCAGATTAATGCTTATTATTCACAACTTGGTGAGGGATTACTTGAGTATGTTGGCCCACTTGTTGAGACATATGTCCATGAAAAACCGCTTTCAATTGCATTGCGTGAAATTAATGATGGTCTGTTAACCATCGAAAATTTAGAACCTAAGCCAACTGACTCAGCTAGCTAA
- the coaBC gene encoding bifunctional phosphopantothenoylcysteine decarboxylase/phosphopantothenate--cysteine ligase CoaBC gives MFPRGRKLLLGVAGGISAYKSCDLLRRLQDEGFIVDVVPTQASLNFVGKATWEALSGRKVITDLWSEVENVPHISMAKENNIIVIAPTTADLLAKLASGRADDLLTNIVLASTAPKILVPAMHPEMWSNAATIQNVKILQDRGFTVITPGEGRMTGSDFGVGRYPETSNIIAEVNKHLPQLADLLGRKILITAGGTREPIDPIRFIGNRSSGKQGFALAVAAASRGAQVHLVTANTDLPNVEGITTTLVETAEQMSAVLELEFPHSDALIMSAAVADAKVASYSEAKIRKESLDRVDLAKNPDILKLLSANKKLNQVIIGFAAETSEDLVMLEESGRTKLASKSLDLIYVNNVSNGAVFGSDFTQGLIIDRSMNVIKVPEISKDTLSDILLDQLVSKLG, from the coding sequence ATGTTTCCCCGTGGTCGCAAACTACTACTTGGTGTAGCCGGAGGTATTTCGGCATACAAGTCATGTGACTTACTTCGACGTTTACAAGACGAAGGATTTATTGTTGATGTTGTTCCAACACAAGCGAGTTTAAATTTTGTTGGTAAAGCAACTTGGGAAGCACTTTCAGGTCGAAAAGTAATTACTGATCTTTGGAGTGAAGTAGAAAATGTCCCGCACATTTCTATGGCGAAAGAGAATAATATAATTGTAATCGCGCCAACTACCGCAGATTTATTAGCCAAATTAGCATCAGGCCGTGCTGATGATCTACTTACAAATATAGTTTTAGCCTCTACAGCTCCAAAAATATTGGTTCCAGCAATGCATCCTGAGATGTGGAGTAACGCTGCAACAATTCAAAATGTAAAAATATTGCAAGATCGAGGATTCACCGTAATAACCCCAGGTGAAGGAAGAATGACTGGATCTGATTTCGGGGTAGGTCGATACCCAGAAACATCTAACATAATTGCTGAAGTTAATAAGCATCTGCCACAACTAGCAGATCTACTTGGCAGGAAAATCCTGATTACAGCTGGTGGAACTCGAGAGCCAATTGATCCAATTAGATTTATAGGAAACCGTTCATCTGGTAAGCAAGGTTTTGCTTTAGCAGTGGCTGCAGCAAGTCGGGGAGCACAGGTACATCTAGTAACCGCTAATACTGATCTGCCAAATGTTGAAGGAATTACTACAACTTTAGTAGAAACTGCGGAGCAAATGTCGGCAGTACTAGAGTTAGAATTTCCACATTCTGATGCATTAATTATGAGTGCGGCAGTGGCAGATGCAAAGGTTGCAAGTTATTCTGAGGCTAAAATAAGAAAAGAATCTCTTGATCGAGTCGATCTTGCAAAGAACCCAGATATTTTAAAATTACTTTCAGCAAACAAGAAATTAAATCAGGTAATCATCGGCTTTGCTGCAGAGACCTCAGAAGATTTAGTAATGCTAGAAGAAAGTGGACGCACTAAGTTAGCTAGCAAATCTCTTGATCTAATTTATGTTAATAATGTATCAAATGGCGCAGTATTTGGCAGTGATTTTACTCAAGGCTTAATAATTGACCGTAGTATGAATGTGATCAAGGTTCCAGAAATATCAAAGGACACGCTCTCGGATATATTACTTGATCAATTAGTAAGCAAGTTAGGTTAA
- the metK gene encoding methionine adenosyltransferase encodes MKNRLFTSESVTEGHPDKIADQISDAILDSLLSQDAKSRVAVETLITTGQVHVAGEVTTNGYADVMNIVRDTVLEIGYNSSDKGFDGNSCGVSISIGQQSQDIAQGINDAFESRVSSSVDPLDLQGAGDQGLMFGYACNETPELMPLPISLAHKFAQQLTKVRKDGTLEYLRPDGKTQVTIEYQGDKPVALNTIVISSQHSPDVDLEKKLAPEVKKFVINPIIKELNIDTKNVTVFINPTGRFVIGGPMGDAGLTGRKIIVDTYGGMARHGGGAFSGKDPSKVDRSAAYAMRWVAKNVVAAGLADRCEVQVAYAIGKAKPVGLFIETFGTEKFDVLKISQAVNEVFDLRPAAVIRDLNLLRPIYAKTAAYGHFGRELPDFTWEKTDRASALKALVK; translated from the coding sequence ATGAAAAATCGCTTATTCACTTCTGAATCTGTAACCGAAGGCCACCCAGACAAGATTGCAGATCAGATATCTGATGCGATCCTTGATTCATTACTTAGCCAAGATGCTAAGAGTAGAGTCGCAGTTGAAACATTAATTACAACGGGGCAAGTACATGTTGCTGGTGAAGTCACAACAAATGGCTATGCAGATGTCATGAATATTGTTAGGGATACTGTTCTAGAAATTGGCTACAACTCATCTGATAAGGGCTTTGATGGGAATAGCTGTGGTGTTTCAATATCAATCGGGCAGCAATCCCAAGATATAGCCCAAGGTATAAATGACGCATTTGAAAGTCGGGTTTCATCATCTGTTGACCCATTAGATCTGCAAGGCGCCGGTGATCAAGGCCTTATGTTTGGTTATGCCTGTAATGAAACCCCAGAACTTATGCCGCTACCTATTTCTCTTGCTCATAAATTTGCTCAGCAATTAACTAAAGTTAGAAAAGATGGAACCTTGGAATACCTTAGACCTGACGGAAAGACTCAAGTAACGATTGAATACCAGGGTGATAAACCTGTTGCTTTAAATACAATTGTTATTTCTTCGCAGCATTCTCCAGATGTTGATCTTGAAAAGAAATTAGCACCTGAGGTAAAGAAATTTGTGATTAATCCAATTATTAAAGAGTTAAACATTGATACAAAAAATGTTACGGTGTTCATAAACCCAACTGGTCGGTTTGTAATTGGTGGGCCAATGGGAGATGCTGGTTTAACCGGTAGAAAGATTATTGTTGACACATACGGCGGTATGGCCCGTCATGGTGGAGGTGCATTTTCAGGCAAAGATCCATCAAAGGTTGATAGATCAGCAGCTTATGCGATGCGCTGGGTAGCAAAAAATGTTGTAGCTGCTGGACTTGCCGATCGCTGTGAGGTTCAAGTTGCTTATGCTATTGGTAAAGCAAAGCCTGTTGGTTTATTTATTGAAACTTTTGGTACAGAAAAATTTGATGTATTAAAGATTTCACAGGCAGTAAATGAAGTTTTTGATCTTCGCCCAGCTGCTGTAATTCGCGATTTAAACCTACTACGCCCAATTTATGCAAAAACCGCTGCTTATGGTCATTTTGGTAGAGAGCTGCCGGATTTTACTTGGGAAAAAACAGATCGAGCTTCTGCTCTTAAGGCACTAGTTAAATAA